One region of Flavobacterium sp. GSB-24 genomic DNA includes:
- the gldB gene encoding gliding motility lipoprotein GldB has protein sequence MKIYRFAVVLCLFFLSCDQKSKVEKEVEEIPVDIKVERFDKVFFETKPQDLAKVKKQYPFFFPAGNDDNIWLQKMNDPIWKEVYEEVQKKYSNFEPVRKEFDALFQHVKYYFPKTKIPKVITVIGEMDYSAKAIYADSLVIVALELYLGKDHKFYEFPNYLKQNFEERQIMPDVVSSFSYRNIPNLPDRSLVAQMVFEGKQLYAKDLLLPDYTDAEKMGYTPEQIKWCEENEAYMWRYFIENEMLYSDDPKLTTRFMTPAPFSKFYLEIDNDSPGRVGAWIGWQMVRSYMKNNNVSLAELFKVQPKEIFEKSKYKPKK, from the coding sequence ATGAAAATTTATCGCTTTGCAGTGGTTCTGTGCCTGTTTTTTTTGTCTTGCGATCAAAAATCTAAGGTTGAAAAAGAAGTAGAAGAAATTCCCGTTGATATAAAAGTAGAACGTTTTGATAAGGTATTTTTTGAGACCAAACCTCAAGATCTTGCAAAGGTGAAAAAACAATATCCTTTTTTCTTTCCTGCCGGCAACGATGACAATATTTGGTTGCAGAAAATGAACGATCCGATCTGGAAGGAAGTTTATGAAGAGGTACAAAAAAAATACAGCAATTTTGAACCAGTTCGTAAAGAGTTTGATGCTCTTTTTCAACACGTAAAATATTATTTCCCTAAAACTAAAATTCCAAAAGTCATTACAGTTATTGGTGAGATGGATTATAGTGCAAAAGCAATTTATGCAGATAGCCTTGTAATTGTAGCTTTAGAACTCTATCTGGGGAAAGATCATAAGTTTTATGAATTTCCAAACTATTTAAAACAGAATTTTGAGGAAAGACAGATTATGCCAGATGTAGTTTCGAGTTTTTCTTACCGAAATATCCCAAATTTACCAGACAGGAGTTTAGTGGCTCAAATGGTTTTTGAAGGAAAACAGCTTTATGCAAAAGACCTGCTTCTTCCAGATTATACAGATGCAGAAAAAATGGGTTATACACCAGAGCAGATTAAATGGTGTGAAGAAAATGAAGCCTATATGTGGCGTTATTTTATAGAAAATGAAATGCTTTACAGCGATGATCCAAAATTGACGACGCGATTTATGACACCAGCTCCTTTTTCTAAATTTTATTTGGAAATAGACAACGATTCTCCAGGCCGTGTAGGTGCTTGGATTGGGTGGCAGATGGTGCGTTCTTATATGAAAAACAATAATGTTTCTTTAGCTGAATTGTTTAAAGTTCAGCCGAAAGAGATTTTCGAAAAATCAAAATATAAACCTAAGAAATAA
- the murD gene encoding UDP-N-acetylmuramoyl-L-alanine--D-glutamate ligase encodes MRLVVLGGGESGVGTAILGKKQGYDVFVSDFGKIKESYKEVLIINKIAWEEEQHTEDLILNADVVMKSPGIPDKSPIVKKLVAAGIKVISEIEFAAPFTEAMTIGITGSNGKTTTTMLTYHLLKSAGLNVGLGGNIGKSFAWQVAENKFDAYVLELSSFQLDGIIDYRPDIAIITNISPDHLDRYEYKYQNYINSKFRITMNQTESDYLIYDADDEASTEWLKSNKTKAKLIPFSLTKTFDEGASINNNKMEIKINQEEFTMETEYIALEGKHNMKNAMAASSVAKLMQIRNATIRESLSNFQGVEHRLEKVLKIQNVQYINDSKATNVNATFFALDSMNVPTVWIVGGVDKGNDYNELMSLVREKVKAIICLGVDNRKIIDAFGNVVDIMVEVNNMNDAVKTAQRLTEKGDAVLLSPACASFDLFENYEDRGKQFKQAVHNL; translated from the coding sequence ATGAGGCTAGTAGTACTTGGGGGAGGAGAAAGTGGAGTTGGAACCGCAATCCTCGGGAAAAAACAAGGATACGATGTTTTCGTGTCAGATTTTGGAAAGATAAAAGAGAGTTACAAAGAAGTTCTTATCATTAATAAAATTGCCTGGGAAGAAGAGCAGCATACAGAAGATTTGATTTTGAATGCCGATGTCGTAATGAAAAGCCCAGGAATTCCAGATAAATCACCAATAGTAAAAAAGCTGGTTGCAGCAGGGATTAAGGTGATTTCTGAAATTGAATTTGCAGCACCTTTTACAGAAGCAATGACAATAGGAATTACTGGAAGTAACGGTAAGACAACAACAACAATGCTGACTTATCATTTGCTGAAATCGGCAGGATTAAATGTCGGTTTAGGCGGTAATATCGGAAAGAGCTTTGCTTGGCAGGTAGCCGAAAATAAATTTGATGCATACGTTCTTGAATTAAGCAGTTTTCAGTTAGACGGAATAATAGATTACAGACCAGATATTGCCATAATAACCAATATTAGTCCAGACCATTTAGATCGATACGAATATAAATATCAAAATTATATTAATTCGAAATTCCGGATAACGATGAACCAGACCGAAAGCGACTATCTCATTTACGATGCAGACGATGAGGCAAGCACAGAATGGTTAAAGAGTAACAAAACAAAAGCAAAATTAATTCCTTTTTCATTAACGAAAACATTCGATGAAGGGGCTTCTATAAATAACAACAAAATGGAAATAAAGATCAACCAAGAAGAGTTTACAATGGAAACAGAATACATTGCGTTAGAAGGAAAACATAATATGAAAAATGCAATGGCAGCAAGCTCTGTGGCGAAATTGATGCAGATTAGAAATGCAACTATTCGTGAAAGTTTATCTAATTTTCAAGGTGTTGAGCACCGTTTAGAAAAAGTATTAAAAATACAAAACGTTCAATATATCAATGACTCAAAAGCGACCAATGTAAATGCTACATTCTTTGCTTTAGATAGTATGAATGTTCCAACCGTGTGGATCGTGGGTGGTGTTGACAAAGGAAACGATTATAACGAATTAATGTCATTAGTCCGCGAAAAAGTAAAAGCGATTATTTGTTTAGGAGTAGACAACCGTAAAATTATAGATGCTTTTGGAAACGTTGTTGATATTATGGTTGAAGTGAACAATATGAACGATGCAGTAAAAACGGCTCAAAGATTAACAGAAAAAGGTGATGCAGTATTGTTGTCTCCAGCCTGCGCAAGTTTTGATTTATTTGAAAACTACGAAGACAGAGGAAAACAATTTAAGCAAGCGGTACACAACTTGTAG
- the rsmH gene encoding 16S rRNA (cytosine(1402)-N(4))-methyltransferase RsmH: protein MTTTMEYHNPVLLHPTVDGLNIKPDGVYVDVTFGGGGHSKEILKRLGPNGRLFAFDQDEDALANALPDERFTLINENFRFLKRFLRFHGVKSVDGILADLGVSSHQFDVPERGFSTRFDAELDMRMSQKNDLNAYRVVNEYEEQDLRRVFFDYGELKNAPVLARTIVEARRDYPIKTTDELKDVLKKYLPEKVRNKILAQIYQAIRIEVNQEMDVLKEFIEQSLEVLKPGGRFSVISYHSLEDRLVKRFIKNGMFEGEPERDFFGNFSVPFKTIGKLIVPDNEEIKINNRARSAKLRVAEKI from the coding sequence ATGACGACGACAATGGAATATCATAATCCGGTTTTGCTTCATCCAACAGTAGATGGTTTAAATATTAAACCTGACGGTGTGTATGTAGATGTTACGTTTGGAGGCGGTGGTCATTCAAAAGAAATTTTAAAAAGATTAGGGCCAAACGGAAGGCTGTTTGCATTTGATCAAGACGAAGATGCACTTGCAAATGCATTGCCAGACGAAAGGTTTACCTTGATAAATGAGAATTTTAGGTTTTTAAAAAGATTTTTACGTTTTCACGGAGTAAAATCGGTAGACGGAATCTTGGCAGATTTGGGAGTTTCGTCACATCAGTTCGATGTTCCAGAAAGAGGTTTTTCAACCAGATTTGATGCCGAACTAGATATGCGGATGAGTCAAAAAAATGATTTGAATGCTTATCGGGTGGTTAACGAATATGAAGAACAGGATTTACGTCGTGTTTTTTTTGATTATGGGGAGTTGAAGAATGCACCAGTTTTAGCAAGAACAATTGTAGAGGCAAGAAGAGATTATCCGATCAAAACGACAGACGAATTAAAAGATGTTTTGAAGAAATATTTGCCAGAGAAAGTTCGAAATAAAATATTGGCCCAGATTTATCAGGCTATTCGAATTGAGGTAAATCAGGAAATGGATGTTTTGAAAGAATTCATCGAGCAGTCATTGGAGGTTTTAAAACCAGGAGGAAGATTTTCTGTAATCTCTTATCATTCTTTAGAAGATCGTCTGGTAAAAAGATTTATCAAAAACGGAATGTTTGAAGGAGAACCAGAAAGAGATTTTTTCGGAAATTTTTCAGTTCCATTTAAAACAATAGGAAAATTGATTGTTCCAGATAATGAGGAAATCAAAATCAATAATAGAGCAAGAAGTGCCAAATTAAGAGTTGCTGAAAAGATATAA
- the yihA gene encoding ribosome biogenesis GTP-binding protein YihA/YsxC, whose amino-acid sequence MKINSAEFIISNSDASKCPAEFLPEYAFIGRSNVGKSSLINMITNHKNLAKTSGRPGKTQLINHFKINNNWFLVDLPGYGYAKVSKKTKSVFQQFITDYFENREQLVCAFVLIDIRHEAQKIDIEFMSYMGESEIPFCIIFTKADKISKVKVDSHIAAYKKQMYANNWAEMPQYFVTSSTESIGKEELLSYIDEVNQEVFKNNSGFLNSI is encoded by the coding sequence ATGAAAATTAATAGCGCCGAATTTATTATCAGTAATTCTGATGCTTCAAAATGCCCAGCTGAGTTTCTGCCGGAATACGCATTTATAGGCCGATCAAACGTAGGTAAATCATCGTTGATAAACATGATTACCAACCATAAAAATTTAGCAAAAACATCTGGAAGACCAGGAAAAACTCAATTAATAAATCACTTTAAAATCAACAATAATTGGTTTTTAGTCGATTTACCAGGTTATGGTTATGCTAAAGTTTCAAAAAAAACAAAATCTGTTTTTCAGCAGTTTATTACTGATTATTTTGAAAACAGAGAACAATTGGTCTGTGCTTTTGTTTTGATTGATATTCGCCACGAAGCCCAAAAAATAGACATTGAATTTATGTCTTATATGGGAGAAAGCGAAATTCCGTTTTGTATTATTTTCACTAAAGCTGATAAAATCAGTAAAGTAAAAGTAGACTCTCATATTGCTGCTTACAAAAAACAAATGTATGCCAACAACTGGGCTGAAATGCCGCAATATTTCGTAACCTCATCTACAGAATCAATCGGAAAAGAAGAACTTTTGTCTTACATTGATGAAGTAAACCAAGAAGTTTTTAAAAACAACAGCGGATTTTTAAATTCTATTTAA
- a CDS encoding alpha/beta hydrolase → MDKHYKKEGKYSYFEAGEGTPIVILHGLMGGLSNFDGVAQYFPTKGYKVVIPDLPIYTQSILKTNVKSFAKYVKDFITFKGFDKVILLGNSLGGHIALYHTKLYPEKVAGLVITGSSGLYESAMGDSYPRRGDYEYIRKKAEDVFYDPKIATPELIDEVYATANDRIKLIKTLTIAKSAIRHNMAKDLPKMDVETCIIWGKNDSVTPPNVAEEFDKLLPNSTLYWIDKCGHAAMMEHPDEFNEILEKWLTEQKL, encoded by the coding sequence ATGGACAAACACTACAAAAAAGAAGGCAAATACAGCTATTTTGAAGCTGGAGAAGGTACACCTATCGTTATTCTGCATGGGTTAATGGGAGGTCTTAGTAACTTTGATGGTGTAGCACAATATTTCCCAACAAAAGGATATAAAGTTGTTATCCCGGATTTGCCAATATATACTCAAAGTATTTTAAAAACTAACGTAAAAAGTTTTGCCAAGTACGTAAAAGATTTTATTACTTTTAAAGGATTTGACAAAGTAATTCTTCTCGGAAATTCTTTAGGAGGACATATCGCATTGTACCACACAAAGCTTTATCCCGAAAAAGTTGCTGGACTTGTAATCACTGGAAGTTCTGGTCTTTACGAGAGTGCAATGGGAGACAGTTACCCTAGAAGAGGTGATTACGAATACATCAGGAAGAAAGCTGAAGATGTATTTTATGACCCAAAAATTGCAACTCCTGAGCTTATTGATGAAGTGTACGCAACCGCTAATGACCGCATCAAATTAATTAAAACTTTAACGATTGCTAAAAGTGCAATTCGTCATAATATGGCTAAAGATTTACCAAAAATGGATGTAGAAACCTGCATTATTTGGGGTAAAAATGATTCTGTTACACCGCCAAATGTTGCAGAAGAATTTGATAAATTATTGCCAAATTCAACTTTGTATTGGATTGACAAATGTGGACATGCCGCTATGATGGAACATCCTGATGAATTTAATGAAATTCTAGAGAAATGGCTCACCGAGCAGAAATTATAG
- the mraZ gene encoding division/cell wall cluster transcriptional repressor MraZ — protein sequence MNTIVGTYECKVDAKGRLMMPAPLKKQLTASLQSGFVLKRSVFQPCLELYPMEEWDAMMKKINKLNRFVKKNNDFIRRFTAGVKVVEVDALGRLLVPKDLVTFASISKDVVFSSAVNIVEIWDKDLYEKSISGEDMDFADLAEEVMGNINDDDNGIS from the coding sequence TTGAACACAATTGTTGGAACATATGAATGTAAAGTCGATGCTAAAGGGAGGCTAATGATGCCCGCACCTTTGAAAAAGCAATTGACGGCTTCTCTTCAAAGCGGGTTTGTTTTGAAGCGTTCTGTTTTTCAGCCGTGTTTAGAATTGTATCCAATGGAAGAATGGGATGCGATGATGAAAAAAATAAACAAGCTTAATCGCTTTGTAAAAAAGAATAACGATTTCATTAGGAGGTTTACTGCTGGTGTTAAAGTGGTTGAGGTTGATGCATTAGGAAGACTGCTTGTTCCAAAAGATTTGGTAACGTTTGCTAGTATTTCTAAAGATGTGGTTTTTTCATCTGCGGTTAATATTGTGGAGATTTGGGATAAAGATTTATACGAAAAATCAATAAGCGGCGAAGATATGGATTTTGCAGATTTAGCCGAAGAAGTAATGGGAAATATTAATGACGACGACAATGGAATATCATAA
- a CDS encoding UDP-N-acetylmuramoyl-L-alanyl-D-glutamate--2,6-diaminopimelate ligase, giving the protein MKILKDILYKVAIESVKGSTETAIQKIEFDSRKVEANDVFVAIRGSLSNGHDYIEKAIQLGAKAIICDTLPENITKDVTYIQVKDTNTALAFMAANYFEDPSAKLKLVGVTGTNGKTTIASLLFQLFQKAGFKVGLLSTVKIMVDEKEYPATHTTPDSLTINHYLNEMVEAGVTHCFMEVSSHGIHQKRTEALHFVGGIFTNLSHDHLDYHPTFAEYRDVKKSFFDSLPKSAFVLSNIDDKNGTVMLQNTAAKKQTYALKSYADYRAQILESQLSGLLLKVNDNEVWVKLIGTFNAYNVLAIYGTAVELGIDSLEALRLLSDLESVSGRFQYIVSDGGITAVVDYAHTPDALENVLKTINDIRTKNEQLITVVGCGGNRDKTKRPIMAKIASDLSDKAILTSDNPRNEDPEVILDEMEQGVEPHNYKKMLRITDRKQAIKTACQLAQPKDIILIAGKGHETYQEINGVRHHFDDMETVKEILEQLNK; this is encoded by the coding sequence GTGAAAATATTAAAAGACATATTATATAAAGTAGCTATTGAATCTGTAAAAGGTTCAACAGAAACTGCTATTCAGAAAATTGAATTTGATTCACGTAAAGTCGAAGCAAATGATGTTTTCGTGGCAATTCGTGGTTCACTTTCAAATGGACATGATTATATTGAAAAAGCAATTCAATTAGGAGCAAAAGCAATCATTTGCGATACGCTTCCAGAAAATATTACCAAAGATGTTACGTACATTCAGGTAAAAGATACCAATACAGCTTTGGCTTTTATGGCTGCTAATTATTTTGAAGATCCATCTGCAAAATTAAAATTAGTTGGTGTAACTGGAACAAACGGAAAAACAACAATTGCATCCTTATTATTTCAATTGTTTCAAAAAGCAGGTTTTAAAGTTGGTTTATTATCAACTGTAAAAATCATGGTTGATGAAAAAGAATATCCAGCAACGCATACAACGCCAGATTCGCTAACAATTAATCATTATTTAAATGAAATGGTCGAAGCTGGAGTTACACATTGTTTTATGGAAGTGAGTTCGCATGGAATTCATCAAAAACGTACTGAAGCATTGCATTTTGTAGGTGGAATATTTACGAATCTATCACACGATCATTTAGATTATCATCCAACTTTTGCAGAATACAGAGATGTTAAAAAGTCGTTTTTTGATTCACTTCCAAAATCAGCTTTCGTTTTATCTAACATAGATGATAAAAACGGAACTGTAATGCTGCAAAATACAGCTGCTAAAAAACAGACGTACGCCTTAAAATCTTATGCCGATTACAGAGCTCAGATTTTAGAAAGCCAATTATCAGGATTATTATTAAAAGTTAATGATAATGAGGTTTGGGTAAAGCTAATTGGAACTTTTAATGCATACAATGTTTTAGCTATTTATGGAACAGCTGTAGAGCTTGGAATTGATAGTCTTGAAGCGTTGCGCTTACTATCTGATTTAGAAAGTGTTTCGGGTCGTTTTCAGTATATTGTATCAGACGGAGGAATTACGGCTGTTGTAGATTACGCACATACGCCAGACGCTTTAGAAAATGTTTTGAAGACGATAAATGATATTCGTACCAAAAATGAACAGTTAATCACTGTTGTGGGTTGTGGCGGAAATAGAGATAAAACGAAACGTCCTATTATGGCGAAAATTGCTTCAGATTTGAGTGATAAAGCTATTCTGACTTCTGATAATCCAAGAAATGAAGATCCAGAAGTCATTTTGGATGAAATGGAGCAGGGAGTGGAGCCTCACAACTATAAAAAAATGCTGCGAATTACAGATAGAAAACAAGCTATTAAAACCGCTTGTCAATTGGCTCAGCCAAAAGATATTATTCTGATTGCCGGTAAAGGACATGAAACGTATCAGGAAATAAATGGTGTTCGTCATCATTTTGATGATATGGAAACAGTAAAGGAAATTTTAGAACAATTGAACAAATAA
- a CDS encoding penicillin-binding protein codes for MAVEDKHISYRIYLVAVFIFLMAIAIVVKLTNIQWVEGDYYRKLAKQRTVRNFVIPANKGNIYSADGSLLATSIPNYEIRFDAKAPKKETFEKYVKQLADSLETVLDRPSGYYEKELRKARENKNRYYLIARNLSYTEYVKIKGFPLFNLGAFKGGIIVEQETVRKHPIGKIAERTIGYDRVDPATGVEVGKGIEWAFKSYLNGKDGKILKQKIAKGQWKPIRDLNEVDPIDGYDVISTIDVFIQDIAHHALLKQLQDYEADHGCVVVMETQTGHVKAISNLGRAEDGSYYETTNYAIAESHEPGSTFKLVDLMAILDDKVADTSTVYDSHNGVVKYYGRSVRDSHNGGYGKVSLARGFELSSNTVMVQAVYENYKNNPSKFVNHVNSYGLNKTLGLHFKGEGRPYIPQPGDKHWSGVSLPWMAFGYGVSVTPMQTLALYNSVANDGVMVKPQFVSEIKEWNKTIKKFDVEVINPKVCSPETLKKVKAVLLNVVKKGTGSKLYSKDFSMAGKTGTAQMNYGGKEGKSALYYASSFVGYFPADHPKYSCIVVVHKPNTAKNNYYGADVAGPVFKRIAQKIFTDAPSTNKIKKLDTRIPKQDASYDKYIVEANKKVNQIPNLKGMPGMDAIALLENLGLKVKVNGMGKVKNQSIQAGTNISKNTTIVLELS; via the coding sequence ATGGCAGTAGAAGATAAACATATATCCTACAGAATTTACCTCGTAGCAGTTTTCATCTTTTTGATGGCAATTGCTATTGTAGTTAAGTTAACCAATATTCAGTGGGTTGAAGGAGATTATTATAGAAAACTGGCTAAACAGCGTACAGTTAGAAATTTTGTAATTCCGGCAAACAAAGGAAATATTTATTCTGCTGATGGAAGTTTATTGGCAACCTCAATTCCGAACTATGAAATTCGTTTTGATGCAAAAGCACCAAAAAAAGAAACTTTTGAGAAGTATGTAAAGCAATTAGCAGATTCTTTAGAAACTGTTTTAGACAGACCATCAGGTTATTACGAAAAAGAATTAAGAAAAGCGCGCGAAAATAAAAACCGTTATTATTTGATTGCCCGCAATTTAAGTTATACCGAATATGTGAAAATTAAAGGTTTTCCATTATTTAATTTAGGCGCTTTTAAAGGTGGGATTATAGTTGAACAAGAAACCGTTAGAAAACATCCAATTGGAAAAATTGCAGAAAGAACAATTGGTTACGACCGAGTTGATCCTGCAACAGGTGTAGAAGTTGGAAAAGGAATTGAGTGGGCTTTTAAGAGTTATTTGAACGGGAAAGACGGTAAAATTCTAAAACAAAAAATTGCAAAAGGGCAGTGGAAACCAATTCGTGATTTGAATGAAGTAGATCCAATTGATGGTTATGATGTTATTTCGACTATAGACGTTTTTATTCAGGATATTGCGCATCATGCTTTGCTGAAACAATTGCAAGATTATGAAGCAGATCACGGCTGTGTTGTAGTTATGGAAACACAAACAGGCCATGTGAAAGCAATTTCAAATTTAGGAAGAGCAGAGGACGGATCGTATTACGAAACAACAAATTACGCAATTGCCGAATCTCACGAACCAGGTTCAACTTTTAAGCTGGTCGACTTGATGGCAATTTTGGATGATAAAGTAGCTGATACAAGTACAGTTTATGACAGCCATAACGGTGTAGTTAAATATTATGGAAGATCAGTTCGTGACTCGCACAACGGAGGTTATGGAAAGGTTTCATTAGCACGTGGATTTGAACTTTCATCAAATACTGTAATGGTTCAAGCGGTTTATGAAAATTACAAAAATAACCCATCTAAGTTTGTAAATCATGTCAATAGTTATGGCTTAAATAAGACGCTGGGATTGCATTTCAAAGGAGAAGGAAGACCATATATACCACAGCCAGGAGACAAACATTGGTCAGGAGTTTCGCTTCCTTGGATGGCATTTGGATATGGAGTTTCAGTTACACCAATGCAGACTTTGGCATTATACAATTCAGTTGCAAATGATGGTGTGATGGTAAAACCGCAGTTTGTGTCTGAAATTAAAGAGTGGAATAAAACTATCAAGAAATTTGATGTTGAAGTTATAAATCCAAAAGTTTGTTCTCCAGAAACATTAAAGAAAGTGAAAGCAGTACTGCTGAATGTAGTGAAGAAAGGGACAGGTTCTAAATTGTATTCGAAAGATTTTTCGATGGCAGGAAAAACAGGAACAGCTCAAATGAATTATGGAGGAAAAGAAGGAAAATCAGCGTTGTATTATGCTTCTTCTTTTGTGGGTTATTTTCCAGCAGATCATCCTAAATATTCTTGTATTGTAGTGGTTCATAAGCCAAATACGGCTAAGAATAACTATTACGGAGCAGATGTTGCAGGGCCAGTCTTTAAAAGAATCGCTCAAAAGATTTTTACTGATGCGCCTTCAACAAATAAGATTAAAAAATTAGATACTAGAATTCCAAAACAGGATGCTAGTTATGATAAATATATTGTAGAAGCCAATAAAAAGGTTAATCAGATTCCGAATTTAAAAGGAATGCCGGGAATGGATGCAATTGCTTTACTGGAGAATTTAGGTTTAAAAGTAAAAGTAAATGGAATGGGGAAAGTAAAGAATCAATCGATTCAAGCGGGAACCAATATTAGCAAAAACACAACAATTGTATTAGAATTATCGTGA
- the gldC gene encoding gliding motility protein GldC produces MADTINSEIKFNVELDENRVPEKLTWSAQDGGVNAEEAKAIMLSIWDSKAKETMRIDLWTKDMPVDEMKIFFHQTLVAMSDTFKRATDDEKMSDTMKDFCDYFAEKLELTKQ; encoded by the coding sequence ATGGCAGACACAATAAATTCAGAGATTAAATTCAACGTAGAATTAGACGAAAACCGCGTTCCCGAAAAATTAACTTGGAGCGCTCAAGATGGCGGAGTTAACGCTGAAGAAGCAAAAGCTATAATGTTGTCTATTTGGGACAGTAAAGCAAAAGAAACAATGCGTATCGATTTATGGACAAAAGATATGCCGGTAGACGAAATGAAGATTTTCTTCCACCAGACTCTAGTAGCAATGTCAGATACTTTTAAACGTGCTACAGACGATGAAAAAATGTCTGACACCATGAAAGATTTCTGTGATTATTTTGCTGAAAAATTGGAGCTGACAAAACAATAA
- the mraY gene encoding phospho-N-acetylmuramoyl-pentapeptide-transferase: MLYYLFEYFDKTLDLPGTGVFQYITFRSALAFMLSLLLSTIYGKRVINFLRRQQVGETVRELGLAGQNEKAGTPTMGGLIIIFATLVPVLLFARLHNIYIVLLIVTTLWMGTIGFVDDYIKIFKKDKQGLKGIFKVIGQVGLGIIVGAVLYFNPAVTVRTDTGRTDVFKTSTANTTVVLSAPVEEKSTATTIPFVKNNEFDYAEILSFMGDGYEKWAWLIFIPVVIFIITAVSNGANLTDGIDGLAAGTSAISVLALGIFTFVSGNIIFSNYLNIMYIPNSGEMTVFISAFVGALIGFLWYNSYPASVFMGDTGSLTIGGIIAVLAIAVRKEILIVLFCGIFLAESASVIIQVSYFKYTKKRFGEGRRIFLMSPLHHHYQKKGYHESKIVTRFWIVAVMLAILSIITLKLR, from the coding sequence ATGCTATACTATTTATTTGAATATTTTGACAAGACATTAGATTTACCTGGAACAGGAGTGTTTCAGTACATCACATTTAGATCGGCTTTGGCATTTATGCTTTCATTGCTTTTATCAACAATTTATGGTAAAAGGGTAATTAATTTTCTTCGACGCCAGCAAGTTGGAGAAACTGTTCGTGAACTAGGTCTTGCAGGTCAAAATGAAAAAGCTGGTACACCAACAATGGGCGGATTGATTATCATTTTTGCCACATTAGTTCCAGTTTTGTTATTTGCTCGATTACATAACATTTATATAGTATTGCTTATTGTAACTACATTATGGATGGGAACAATTGGTTTTGTTGACGATTACATCAAAATATTTAAAAAAGATAAACAAGGACTTAAAGGTATTTTTAAAGTTATTGGTCAGGTTGGATTAGGAATTATCGTTGGAGCTGTTCTTTATTTTAACCCTGCTGTTACAGTAAGAACAGATACAGGACGTACGGATGTTTTTAAAACAAGCACTGCAAATACAACTGTTGTGTTATCTGCACCTGTAGAAGAGAAATCAACAGCAACAACAATTCCATTTGTAAAAAACAATGAATTTGACTATGCTGAAATCTTGTCGTTTATGGGAGATGGATATGAAAAATGGGCTTGGTTAATATTTATTCCAGTTGTAATTTTTATCATCACAGCGGTTTCAAACGGAGCCAATTTAACAGATGGAATCGATGGACTCGCCGCAGGAACTTCGGCAATTTCTGTCCTTGCCCTCGGTATATTCACGTTTGTTTCTGGAAATATTATTTTCTCGAATTATCTAAATATTATGTATATCCCCAATTCGGGAGAAATGACGGTTTTTATTTCAGCTTTTGTTGGAGCGCTGATTGGTTTTCTTTGGTACAATTCATATCCGGCATCTGTCTTTATGGGTGATACAGGTAGTTTAACAATTGGAGGAATTATCGCTGTTTTGGCAATTGCAGTTCGTAAAGAAATATTGATTGTTTTGTTCTGTGGTATTTTCTTAGCAGAAAGTGCTTCAGTAATTATTCAAGTATCTTATTTTAAATATACAAAAAAGAGGTTTGGTGAAGGTCGAAGAATTTTCTTGATGTCGCCGCTTCATCATCATTATCAGAAAAAAGGATATCATGAAAGTAAAATAGTGACCCGTTTCTGGATTGTTGCAGTGATGTTAGCCATATTGTCAATTATTACTTTAAAATTAAGATAA
- a CDS encoding FtsL-like putative cell division protein — MKSGVFSILKARFLIHDDAVKNWRFIVFIILLAILMIANTQRYEQKVFEIAKLSNEVKELRSEFVDRRSELMKLKMESTISDKMKEKQIFPSTVPPVKIEVTKEEEKNFFKRIWQ; from the coding sequence ATGAAAAGCGGCGTGTTTAGCATATTAAAAGCAAGATTTCTGATACATGATGATGCGGTAAAAAATTGGCGTTTTATTGTTTTTATAATTCTGCTGGCCATTTTGATGATTGCAAATACACAGCGATACGAGCAAAAGGTTTTTGAAATTGCGAAATTAAGCAACGAAGTAAAAGAATTGAGGTCTGAATTTGTAGATCGACGTTCAGAATTAATGAAATTAAAAATGGAGTCAACGATTTCTGATAAAATGAAGGAAAAACAAATTTTTCCTTCTACAGTTCCTCCAGTTAAAATAGAAGTTACAAAAGAAGAAGAAAAAAATTTCTTTAAAAGAATATGGCAGTAG